A genome region from Cucurbita pepo subsp. pepo cultivar mu-cu-16 chromosome LG02, ASM280686v2, whole genome shotgun sequence includes the following:
- the LOC111787571 gene encoding uncharacterized protein LOC111787571: protein MEGLKVSDANLVIYVHPSKSKKVSQAVLRELGAMLLKFDERFEGVLLAYEANIIDKSAKILSGVHPYFGVTIKAKLLLFSPKPNMLLEGKVVKLRQESIHVIVLGFASAVITDEDIRDEFKHRTKHGEEMFVSRANKHHVIKVGTMVRFLVKSFDEEILHISGSLVPSHTGSIHCLEKNSVEGSVTNRSRKKMRDTDRESLLQDSVATDVNALLLNNDHQSKTKKQKTSRIS from the exons ATGGAGGGGCTTAAGGTTTCCGACGCCAATTTGGTTATTTACGTTCACCCATCCAAAAGTAAGAAGGTTTCGCAAGCGGTGCTTCGTGAGCTCGGCGCTATGCTTCTGAA ATTTGACGAAAGGTTTGAAGGTGTCCTACTGGCTTATGAGGCCAATATTATTGATAAAAGTGCGAAGATTCTATCTGGAGTGCATCCATATTTTGGTGTGACAATAAAGGCAAAGCTATTACTTTTCTCTCCGAAGCCGAACATGCTTTTAG AGGGAAAGGTGGTGAAGCTTAGGCAAGAATCAATCCATGTTATTGTCTTGGGTTTTGCTTCTGCTGTAATAACCGATGAAGACATTCGCGATGAATTCAAGCATAGAACA AAACATGGAGAAGAAATGTTTGTCAGCAGAGCTAACAAGCACCATGTGATAAAGGTTGGGACAATGGTACGATTTTTGGTGAAGAG TTTTGATGAGGAAATATTGCACATCTCTGGATCTCTAGTTCCATCTCACACAGGGAGCATCCATTGCTTGGAGAAAAATTCAGTTGAAGGTTCAGTAACTAATAG GAGTagaaagaagatgagagaTACCGACAGAGAATCATTGTTGCAAGATAGTGTTGCCACTGATGTAAATGCACTTCTCTTGAACAACGACCATCAAtctaaaaccaaaaaacaaaaaactagcAGAATATCTTGA
- the LOC111789282 gene encoding auxin response factor 5-like isoform X2, whose translation MGSVDEKLKTIGGFITHAPQTNLLDDMKLLKEMQDQTGARKAINSELWHACAGPLVSLPHMGSLVYYFPQGHSEQVAVSTKRTATSQIPNYPNLPSQLMCQVHNVTLHADKDSDEIYAQMSLQPVNSEKDVFIVPDFGLRQSKHPNEFFCKTLTASDTSTHGGFSVPRRAAEKLFPPLDYTMQPPTQELVVRDLHDNTWTFRHIYRGQPKRHLLTTGWSLFVGAKRLRAGDSVLFIRDEKSQLLVGVRRANRQQSMLPSSVLSADSMHIGVLAAAAHAAANRSPFTIFYNPRACPSEFVIPLAKYRKCVYGTQLSAGMRFGMMFETEESGKRRYMGTIVGISDLDPLRWPGSKWRNLQVEWDEPGCCDKQNRVSSWDIETPESLFIFPSLTSGLKRPLHGGFLGETDWGSLVKRPMLRVPENVSYASTLCSEPLMKMLLRPQLVNLHGTTLQQQDMMGVMQPVTNPKIQQQVTPSSQHQNHHQPAPSPSTDPINSNSSPKANEPGKVQDPAAIESEAPTGAEADKSKYEREVSTCQSNPLPPVDCGEDKLTGNEVNMQTLVNQLSFVNQNQIPMQLQSVSSWPMQPQLESLIQHPQPIDMPQPEFPNSNGLISSMDGDGCLINPTCLPLSGVMRSPGNLSMLGLQDSSTVFSEALNFPIPSTGQEMWDPLSNIRFSSQNNHLVSFSHPDASNLNCMANANVTRDVSDESNNQSGIYGCSNLEISNGGNTLVDPAVSSTILDDYCTLKDADFPHPSDCLAGNFSSSQDVQSQITSASLGDSQAFSRQEFHDNSGGTSSCNVDFDEGNLLQNGSWKQVVPPMRTYTKVQKAGSVGRSIDVTSFKNYEELCSAIECMFGLEGLLNDPRGSGWKLVYVDYENDVLLIGDDPWEEFVSCVRCIRILSPSEVQQMSEEGMKLLNSAMMQGMNCSISEGGRA comes from the exons ATGGGCTCTGTGGATGAGAAGCTCAAAACAATAGGGGGGTTCATTACTCACGCCCCACAGACTAACCTTCTCGACGACATGAAACTGTTGAAAGAAATGCAAGATCAAACtg GGGCCCGGAAGGCTATAAACTCCGAGCTATGGCACGCTTGTGCTGGTCCGCTTGTTTCCTTGCCGCATATGGGCAGTCTTGTTTATTACTTTCCTCAGGGACATAGTGAACAG GTGGCAGTTTCTACCAAGAGAACAGCAACCTCACAGATTCCAAATTATCCAAATCTTCCCTCTCAGTTGATGTGCCAAGTTCATAATGTTACGTTACAT GCCGATAAAGATTCAGATGAAATCTATGCTCAGATGAGTCTTCAACCGGTGAACTCT GAAAAAGATGTCTTCATAGTTCCGGACTTTGGACTACGGCAGAGTAAACATCCAAACGAGTTCTTCTGTAAAACTTTGACTGCCAGTGACACCAGCACACATGGTGGGTTTTCAGTGCCACGCAGAGCTGCTGAAAAGCTCTTTCCTCCATTG GATTACACAATGCAGCCACCAACTCAGGAGCTTGTTGTCCGTGATTTGCACGACAATACCTGGACTTTTCGCCACATATATCGCG GGCAGCCAAAGCGACACCTTCTCACAACGGGATGGAGTCTATTCGTCGGGGCCAAGAGGCTTAGAGCTGGCGATTCTGTCCTTTTTATCAG GGATGAAAAGTCACAGTTGCTCGTTGGAGTGAGGCGTGCTAACCGGCAACAATCAATGTTGCCATCATCGGTTCTATCTGCTGATAGTATGCACATAGGGGTTCTTGCTGCTGCAGCTCATGCTGCTGCCAATCGGAGTCCGTTCACAATCTTCTACAACCCCAG AGCATGTCCTTCAGAGTTTGTTATTCCCTTAGCCAAGTATCGCAAATGTGTATACGGAACTCAGCTTTCTGCAGGCATGAGGTTTGggatgatgtttgaaacagaAGAGTCCGGTAAACGCCG ATACATGGGAACAATTGTTGGAATTAGCGACTTAGATCCACTTAGGTGGCCAGGTTCCAAGTGGCGAAATCTCCAG GTGGAGTGGGATGAGCCAGGGTGCTGCGACAAGCAGAACAGGGTTAGTTCATGGGACATAGAAACCCCAGAAAGtctcttcatttttccttctctgACTTCGGGTCTTAAACGCCCATTACACGGTGGGTTCTTGG GAGAAACTGATTGGGGAAGTCTGGTGAAGAGACCAATGCTTCGTGTTCCTGAAAATGTTTCATATGCGTCAACTTTATGCTCCGAACCACTGATGAAGATGCTACTGAGGCCTCAACTGGTTAACCTTCACGGCACCACTTTACAGCAGCAGGACATGATGGGGGTTATGCAGCCAGTAACCAATCCCAAAATACAGCAGCAGGTTACACCGTCGTCTCAGCATCAAAATCATCATCAGCCAGCTCCTTCGCCATCTACTGATCCCATTAACTCAAATTCATCACCTAAAGCAAATGAACCAGGAAAAGTACAGGATCCGGCGGCCATTGAAAGTGAAGCTCCTACTGGAGCTGAGGCAGATAAGTCGAAATATGAACGTGAAGTTTCAACCTGTCAGTCTAATCCATTGCCGCCGGTTGATTGTGGGGAGGATAAACTCACTGGTAATGAAGTGAATATGCAGACGCTTGTAAACCAGCTTTCATTTGTGAACCAGAATCAGATCCCCATGCAGTTGCAATCCGTATCATCCTGGCCCATGCAGCCTCAGCTGGAATCACTAATCCAACATCCCCAACCAATTGACATGCCTCAGCCTGAATTTCCCAATTCAAATGGTTTGATTTCATCCATGGATGGCGATGGATGCTTGATTAACCCTACTTGTCTACCTCTTTCTGGTGTAATGAGATCACCAGGGAATCTCTCTATGTTGGGATTGCAAGACTCCTCAACAGTGTTCTCAGAGGCTCTTAATTTTCCTATACCCTCTACAGGTCAAGAGATGTGGGATCCTCTTAGTAATATAAGGTTCTCTTCTCAAAACAATCACCTCGTCTCGTTCTCCCATCCTGATGCATCTAACCTGAACTGTATGGCTAATGCGAATGTTACGAGAGATGTTTCCGATGAGAGCAACAACCAAAGTGGGATATATGGTTGTTCTAACCTTGAAATCAGTAATGGTGGAAATACTTTGGTTGATCCTGCTGTTTCGAGTACCATTCTTGATGATTATTGCACACTCAAAGATGCTGACTTCCCACATCCTTCAGATTGCTTGGCTGGGAACTTCAGTTCGAGCCAAGATGTTCAGTCTCAGATCACCTCTGCTAGTTTGGGAGATTCTCAGGCTTTCTCCAGGCAAGAGTTCCATGATAATTCAGGTGGTACATCCTCTTGCAATGTGGATTTTGATGAAGGCAATCTTCTGCAGAATGGCTCGTGGAAACAAGTGGTACCGCCCATGAGGACTTACACCAAG GTCCAGAAGGCGGGATCAGTTGGTAGGTCTATTGATGTCACAAGTTTTAAGAACTACGAAGAACTGTGCTCTGCTATAGAGTGTATGTTTGGACTTGAAGGGTTGCTTAATGATCCAAGAGGCTCAGGATGGAAACTGGTTTATGTGGATTATGAGAACGACGTGCTGCTTATTGGCGATGATCCCTGGGA GGAATTTGTTAGCTGCGTACGGTGCATCAGAATCTTGTCACCTTCAGAAGTTCAGCAAATGAGTGAAGAGGGAATGAAGCTTCTCAACAGTGCTATGATGCAAGGCATGAATTGCTCCATATCAGAAGGTGGCCGAGCTTAA
- the LOC111789282 gene encoding auxin response factor 5-like isoform X1 codes for MGSVDEKLKTIGGFITHAPQTNLLDDMKLLKEMQDQTGARKAINSELWHACAGPLVSLPHMGSLVYYFPQGHSEQVAVSTKRTATSQIPNYPNLPSQLMCQVHNVTLHADKDSDEIYAQMSLQPVNSEKDVFIVPDFGLRQSKHPNEFFCKTLTASDTSTHGGFSVPRRAAEKLFPPLDYTMQPPTQELVVRDLHDNTWTFRHIYRGQPKRHLLTTGWSLFVGAKRLRAGDSVLFIRDEKSQLLVGVRRANRQQSMLPSSVLSADSMHIGVLAAAAHAAANRSPFTIFYNPRACPSEFVIPLAKYRKCVYGTQLSAGMRFGMMFETEESGKRRYMGTIVGISDLDPLRWPGSKWRNLQVEWDEPGCCDKQNRVSSWDIETPESLFIFPSLTSGLKRPLHGGFLAGETDWGSLVKRPMLRVPENVSYASTLCSEPLMKMLLRPQLVNLHGTTLQQQDMMGVMQPVTNPKIQQQVTPSSQHQNHHQPAPSPSTDPINSNSSPKANEPGKVQDPAAIESEAPTGAEADKSKYEREVSTCQSNPLPPVDCGEDKLTGNEVNMQTLVNQLSFVNQNQIPMQLQSVSSWPMQPQLESLIQHPQPIDMPQPEFPNSNGLISSMDGDGCLINPTCLPLSGVMRSPGNLSMLGLQDSSTVFSEALNFPIPSTGQEMWDPLSNIRFSSQNNHLVSFSHPDASNLNCMANANVTRDVSDESNNQSGIYGCSNLEISNGGNTLVDPAVSSTILDDYCTLKDADFPHPSDCLAGNFSSSQDVQSQITSASLGDSQAFSRQEFHDNSGGTSSCNVDFDEGNLLQNGSWKQVVPPMRTYTKVQKAGSVGRSIDVTSFKNYEELCSAIECMFGLEGLLNDPRGSGWKLVYVDYENDVLLIGDDPWEEFVSCVRCIRILSPSEVQQMSEEGMKLLNSAMMQGMNCSISEGGRA; via the exons ATGGGCTCTGTGGATGAGAAGCTCAAAACAATAGGGGGGTTCATTACTCACGCCCCACAGACTAACCTTCTCGACGACATGAAACTGTTGAAAGAAATGCAAGATCAAACtg GGGCCCGGAAGGCTATAAACTCCGAGCTATGGCACGCTTGTGCTGGTCCGCTTGTTTCCTTGCCGCATATGGGCAGTCTTGTTTATTACTTTCCTCAGGGACATAGTGAACAG GTGGCAGTTTCTACCAAGAGAACAGCAACCTCACAGATTCCAAATTATCCAAATCTTCCCTCTCAGTTGATGTGCCAAGTTCATAATGTTACGTTACAT GCCGATAAAGATTCAGATGAAATCTATGCTCAGATGAGTCTTCAACCGGTGAACTCT GAAAAAGATGTCTTCATAGTTCCGGACTTTGGACTACGGCAGAGTAAACATCCAAACGAGTTCTTCTGTAAAACTTTGACTGCCAGTGACACCAGCACACATGGTGGGTTTTCAGTGCCACGCAGAGCTGCTGAAAAGCTCTTTCCTCCATTG GATTACACAATGCAGCCACCAACTCAGGAGCTTGTTGTCCGTGATTTGCACGACAATACCTGGACTTTTCGCCACATATATCGCG GGCAGCCAAAGCGACACCTTCTCACAACGGGATGGAGTCTATTCGTCGGGGCCAAGAGGCTTAGAGCTGGCGATTCTGTCCTTTTTATCAG GGATGAAAAGTCACAGTTGCTCGTTGGAGTGAGGCGTGCTAACCGGCAACAATCAATGTTGCCATCATCGGTTCTATCTGCTGATAGTATGCACATAGGGGTTCTTGCTGCTGCAGCTCATGCTGCTGCCAATCGGAGTCCGTTCACAATCTTCTACAACCCCAG AGCATGTCCTTCAGAGTTTGTTATTCCCTTAGCCAAGTATCGCAAATGTGTATACGGAACTCAGCTTTCTGCAGGCATGAGGTTTGggatgatgtttgaaacagaAGAGTCCGGTAAACGCCG ATACATGGGAACAATTGTTGGAATTAGCGACTTAGATCCACTTAGGTGGCCAGGTTCCAAGTGGCGAAATCTCCAG GTGGAGTGGGATGAGCCAGGGTGCTGCGACAAGCAGAACAGGGTTAGTTCATGGGACATAGAAACCCCAGAAAGtctcttcatttttccttctctgACTTCGGGTCTTAAACGCCCATTACACGGTGGGTTCTTGG CAGGAGAAACTGATTGGGGAAGTCTGGTGAAGAGACCAATGCTTCGTGTTCCTGAAAATGTTTCATATGCGTCAACTTTATGCTCCGAACCACTGATGAAGATGCTACTGAGGCCTCAACTGGTTAACCTTCACGGCACCACTTTACAGCAGCAGGACATGATGGGGGTTATGCAGCCAGTAACCAATCCCAAAATACAGCAGCAGGTTACACCGTCGTCTCAGCATCAAAATCATCATCAGCCAGCTCCTTCGCCATCTACTGATCCCATTAACTCAAATTCATCACCTAAAGCAAATGAACCAGGAAAAGTACAGGATCCGGCGGCCATTGAAAGTGAAGCTCCTACTGGAGCTGAGGCAGATAAGTCGAAATATGAACGTGAAGTTTCAACCTGTCAGTCTAATCCATTGCCGCCGGTTGATTGTGGGGAGGATAAACTCACTGGTAATGAAGTGAATATGCAGACGCTTGTAAACCAGCTTTCATTTGTGAACCAGAATCAGATCCCCATGCAGTTGCAATCCGTATCATCCTGGCCCATGCAGCCTCAGCTGGAATCACTAATCCAACATCCCCAACCAATTGACATGCCTCAGCCTGAATTTCCCAATTCAAATGGTTTGATTTCATCCATGGATGGCGATGGATGCTTGATTAACCCTACTTGTCTACCTCTTTCTGGTGTAATGAGATCACCAGGGAATCTCTCTATGTTGGGATTGCAAGACTCCTCAACAGTGTTCTCAGAGGCTCTTAATTTTCCTATACCCTCTACAGGTCAAGAGATGTGGGATCCTCTTAGTAATATAAGGTTCTCTTCTCAAAACAATCACCTCGTCTCGTTCTCCCATCCTGATGCATCTAACCTGAACTGTATGGCTAATGCGAATGTTACGAGAGATGTTTCCGATGAGAGCAACAACCAAAGTGGGATATATGGTTGTTCTAACCTTGAAATCAGTAATGGTGGAAATACTTTGGTTGATCCTGCTGTTTCGAGTACCATTCTTGATGATTATTGCACACTCAAAGATGCTGACTTCCCACATCCTTCAGATTGCTTGGCTGGGAACTTCAGTTCGAGCCAAGATGTTCAGTCTCAGATCACCTCTGCTAGTTTGGGAGATTCTCAGGCTTTCTCCAGGCAAGAGTTCCATGATAATTCAGGTGGTACATCCTCTTGCAATGTGGATTTTGATGAAGGCAATCTTCTGCAGAATGGCTCGTGGAAACAAGTGGTACCGCCCATGAGGACTTACACCAAG GTCCAGAAGGCGGGATCAGTTGGTAGGTCTATTGATGTCACAAGTTTTAAGAACTACGAAGAACTGTGCTCTGCTATAGAGTGTATGTTTGGACTTGAAGGGTTGCTTAATGATCCAAGAGGCTCAGGATGGAAACTGGTTTATGTGGATTATGAGAACGACGTGCTGCTTATTGGCGATGATCCCTGGGA GGAATTTGTTAGCTGCGTACGGTGCATCAGAATCTTGTCACCTTCAGAAGTTCAGCAAATGAGTGAAGAGGGAATGAAGCTTCTCAACAGTGCTATGATGCAAGGCATGAATTGCTCCATATCAGAAGGTGGCCGAGCTTAA
- the LOC111789282 gene encoding auxin response factor 5-like isoform X3: MGSVDEKLKTIGGFITHAPQTNLLDDMKLLKEMQDQTGARKAINSELWHACAGPLVSLPHMGSLVYYFPQGHSEQVAVSTKRTATSQIPNYPNLPSQLMCQVHNVTLHADKDSDEIYAQMSLQPVNSEKDVFIVPDFGLRQSKHPNEFFCKTLTASDTSTHGGFSVPRRAAEKLFPPLDYTMQPPTQELVVRDLHDNTWTFRHIYRGQPKRHLLTTGWSLFVGAKRLRAGDSVLFIRDEKSQLLVGVRRANRQQSMLPSSVLSADSMHIGVLAAAAHAAANRSPFTIFYNPRACPSEFVIPLAKYRKCVYGTQLSAGMRFGMMFETEESGKRRYMGTIVGISDLDPLRWPGSKWRNLQVEWDEPGCCDKQNRVSSWDIETPESLFIFPSLTSGLKRPLHGETDWGSLVKRPMLRVPENVSYASTLCSEPLMKMLLRPQLVNLHGTTLQQQDMMGVMQPVTNPKIQQQVTPSSQHQNHHQPAPSPSTDPINSNSSPKANEPGKVQDPAAIESEAPTGAEADKSKYEREVSTCQSNPLPPVDCGEDKLTGNEVNMQTLVNQLSFVNQNQIPMQLQSVSSWPMQPQLESLIQHPQPIDMPQPEFPNSNGLISSMDGDGCLINPTCLPLSGVMRSPGNLSMLGLQDSSTVFSEALNFPIPSTGQEMWDPLSNIRFSSQNNHLVSFSHPDASNLNCMANANVTRDVSDESNNQSGIYGCSNLEISNGGNTLVDPAVSSTILDDYCTLKDADFPHPSDCLAGNFSSSQDVQSQITSASLGDSQAFSRQEFHDNSGGTSSCNVDFDEGNLLQNGSWKQVVPPMRTYTKVQKAGSVGRSIDVTSFKNYEELCSAIECMFGLEGLLNDPRGSGWKLVYVDYENDVLLIGDDPWEEFVSCVRCIRILSPSEVQQMSEEGMKLLNSAMMQGMNCSISEGGRA, translated from the exons ATGGGCTCTGTGGATGAGAAGCTCAAAACAATAGGGGGGTTCATTACTCACGCCCCACAGACTAACCTTCTCGACGACATGAAACTGTTGAAAGAAATGCAAGATCAAACtg GGGCCCGGAAGGCTATAAACTCCGAGCTATGGCACGCTTGTGCTGGTCCGCTTGTTTCCTTGCCGCATATGGGCAGTCTTGTTTATTACTTTCCTCAGGGACATAGTGAACAG GTGGCAGTTTCTACCAAGAGAACAGCAACCTCACAGATTCCAAATTATCCAAATCTTCCCTCTCAGTTGATGTGCCAAGTTCATAATGTTACGTTACAT GCCGATAAAGATTCAGATGAAATCTATGCTCAGATGAGTCTTCAACCGGTGAACTCT GAAAAAGATGTCTTCATAGTTCCGGACTTTGGACTACGGCAGAGTAAACATCCAAACGAGTTCTTCTGTAAAACTTTGACTGCCAGTGACACCAGCACACATGGTGGGTTTTCAGTGCCACGCAGAGCTGCTGAAAAGCTCTTTCCTCCATTG GATTACACAATGCAGCCACCAACTCAGGAGCTTGTTGTCCGTGATTTGCACGACAATACCTGGACTTTTCGCCACATATATCGCG GGCAGCCAAAGCGACACCTTCTCACAACGGGATGGAGTCTATTCGTCGGGGCCAAGAGGCTTAGAGCTGGCGATTCTGTCCTTTTTATCAG GGATGAAAAGTCACAGTTGCTCGTTGGAGTGAGGCGTGCTAACCGGCAACAATCAATGTTGCCATCATCGGTTCTATCTGCTGATAGTATGCACATAGGGGTTCTTGCTGCTGCAGCTCATGCTGCTGCCAATCGGAGTCCGTTCACAATCTTCTACAACCCCAG AGCATGTCCTTCAGAGTTTGTTATTCCCTTAGCCAAGTATCGCAAATGTGTATACGGAACTCAGCTTTCTGCAGGCATGAGGTTTGggatgatgtttgaaacagaAGAGTCCGGTAAACGCCG ATACATGGGAACAATTGTTGGAATTAGCGACTTAGATCCACTTAGGTGGCCAGGTTCCAAGTGGCGAAATCTCCAG GTGGAGTGGGATGAGCCAGGGTGCTGCGACAAGCAGAACAGGGTTAGTTCATGGGACATAGAAACCCCAGAAAGtctcttcatttttccttctctgACTTCGGGTCTTAAACGCCCATTACACG GAGAAACTGATTGGGGAAGTCTGGTGAAGAGACCAATGCTTCGTGTTCCTGAAAATGTTTCATATGCGTCAACTTTATGCTCCGAACCACTGATGAAGATGCTACTGAGGCCTCAACTGGTTAACCTTCACGGCACCACTTTACAGCAGCAGGACATGATGGGGGTTATGCAGCCAGTAACCAATCCCAAAATACAGCAGCAGGTTACACCGTCGTCTCAGCATCAAAATCATCATCAGCCAGCTCCTTCGCCATCTACTGATCCCATTAACTCAAATTCATCACCTAAAGCAAATGAACCAGGAAAAGTACAGGATCCGGCGGCCATTGAAAGTGAAGCTCCTACTGGAGCTGAGGCAGATAAGTCGAAATATGAACGTGAAGTTTCAACCTGTCAGTCTAATCCATTGCCGCCGGTTGATTGTGGGGAGGATAAACTCACTGGTAATGAAGTGAATATGCAGACGCTTGTAAACCAGCTTTCATTTGTGAACCAGAATCAGATCCCCATGCAGTTGCAATCCGTATCATCCTGGCCCATGCAGCCTCAGCTGGAATCACTAATCCAACATCCCCAACCAATTGACATGCCTCAGCCTGAATTTCCCAATTCAAATGGTTTGATTTCATCCATGGATGGCGATGGATGCTTGATTAACCCTACTTGTCTACCTCTTTCTGGTGTAATGAGATCACCAGGGAATCTCTCTATGTTGGGATTGCAAGACTCCTCAACAGTGTTCTCAGAGGCTCTTAATTTTCCTATACCCTCTACAGGTCAAGAGATGTGGGATCCTCTTAGTAATATAAGGTTCTCTTCTCAAAACAATCACCTCGTCTCGTTCTCCCATCCTGATGCATCTAACCTGAACTGTATGGCTAATGCGAATGTTACGAGAGATGTTTCCGATGAGAGCAACAACCAAAGTGGGATATATGGTTGTTCTAACCTTGAAATCAGTAATGGTGGAAATACTTTGGTTGATCCTGCTGTTTCGAGTACCATTCTTGATGATTATTGCACACTCAAAGATGCTGACTTCCCACATCCTTCAGATTGCTTGGCTGGGAACTTCAGTTCGAGCCAAGATGTTCAGTCTCAGATCACCTCTGCTAGTTTGGGAGATTCTCAGGCTTTCTCCAGGCAAGAGTTCCATGATAATTCAGGTGGTACATCCTCTTGCAATGTGGATTTTGATGAAGGCAATCTTCTGCAGAATGGCTCGTGGAAACAAGTGGTACCGCCCATGAGGACTTACACCAAG GTCCAGAAGGCGGGATCAGTTGGTAGGTCTATTGATGTCACAAGTTTTAAGAACTACGAAGAACTGTGCTCTGCTATAGAGTGTATGTTTGGACTTGAAGGGTTGCTTAATGATCCAAGAGGCTCAGGATGGAAACTGGTTTATGTGGATTATGAGAACGACGTGCTGCTTATTGGCGATGATCCCTGGGA GGAATTTGTTAGCTGCGTACGGTGCATCAGAATCTTGTCACCTTCAGAAGTTCAGCAAATGAGTGAAGAGGGAATGAAGCTTCTCAACAGTGCTATGATGCAAGGCATGAATTGCTCCATATCAGAAGGTGGCCGAGCTTAA